ATTAAAAGAAAAAAAATCTTATCATATTGTATGTGTCACCAGCACTATTATGCCCGGGACAATGAGCTCATTAGTGAAACCCTGCTTAGAAAATATAAGCAAGAAAATAGTAACTAAGGATTTTGGGTTATGTTACAATCCTGAGTTTATTGCACTTGGAAGTGTTATTAACGATTTTTTAAATCCTGATTTTATTTTAATTGGTGAATCTGATCCTAAAGCTGGTAAAAAAATTGAATCTATTTATAACCAAGTTTGTAATAATAAGCCTAAAGTTGTAAGGATGAATTTTATAAATGCAGAATTAACAAAGCTTGCATTAAATACTTACATTACAACTAAAATCAGCTTTGCTAATATGCTTGCAAGAATTTGTGAAAAATTAAAAGATGCAAATGTAGATATAATTACAAACGCATTAGGCTATGATAGCCGTATTGGGGGTAATTATTTAAAAGGTGCTATTAGCTATGGTGGTCCATGTTTTCCAAGAGATAATATTGCTTTAACAACATTTGCAAAAAAAATAAGAGCTCCTGTTCATATTGCAGAAACTACTGATAAGTTTAACCTCTGGCAAGTCAAATATTTAAAAGATGTTATAGAAAAATTTCTTCCTGAGTCAGGTACTATTGGCATTATAGGTTTGACTTATAAACTTAATACAAATGTTGTTGAAAAAGCTTTTGGCTTTTTGCTTTTTAAAATGTTAAAAGCTTTAAAAAAGAAAACTATTGTTTATGATAGAGTTGGTTTTGAAAATTTAAAATATGCTCTTTTAAGTAAAAAAAATTTTGCTAAATCTTATTCTGAATGTATTAAAAAATCAGATGTAGTAGTTATAACGACTCCAGATAAAAACTTAAATGCTATACCAAAGAGTACCTGGTCACATAAAAACAAATCTCGGGTAGTAATAGACTGCTGGCGAGTTTTAAAAAATTTTAAAACCTTACAAGAAATTAACTATATCCCTTTAGGAATAGGTAAATGATTACTATCTTTACTACCTGTAAACCTTTTGAAGGACATATTGGAGTTATACAGCGTAATGCAATTAAGAGTTGGACCTTATTACAGCCAAGGCCAGAAATTGTTATTTTTGGTAATGATAAAGGAGTAAATGATATTTGTCTAGAAATGGATTTAAAACATATACCAGATATTGTATGTAATGAATATGGAACACCGCTCTTGAATAATTTATTTAATAACGCACAACAAATTTCAAAGAATGATTTACTTTGTTATATAAATGCAGACATTATTTTAATGAGTGATTTTATGAAAATGATTAAAAGAGTTCAAACTTTAACCAGGAAAAAAGTAATTGTTGCAAGGAGATGGGATGCAGATATTAAAGAAGAATTAAACTTTAAAGATGTAAACTGGGAACAAACTCTAGAAGAATATGTAAGAAAAAATGGAAAGCTTCAGATTGGCGGGTATGATTACTTTATTTTTTTTAAGGGCTTTTATCAAAACATTCCACCTTTTGCCATAGGAAAAAATTATTGGGATGACTGGCTTGGTTGGAATGCTCGTAAAAAAGGAGCAATTCTTATAAATGCAACAAACATTACAATGGCTATACATCAAAATCATAAATCAACTGCTACTAATATAAAGTTAAGTAATAATAAAGAGCAAGAAATAAAAAATAACTGGAAATTGACTGGAAGATGGTTTTATTTTTTTCACAAATCCTTACCGACTCATATTATTGATTCTAAAAATATTTATAAAAGTCCATGGATTGATTATTTTATACATCTTTATTACAGAGTTCTAGCTTATCTTGTTCAGTCTATTTCTAAGATAAAAAAAATTCCTAAGATTCAGCGCCTTAAGAAACCTGATATTTACAATGAAAACTCTGTCCTTAAAAGTTTTAACGAATGTGAGTTAGCATTTCAAAAAGTTAAAGAGTTAGGACTTCCTCCTTACTCTTCTACTGCTTCTACTTTTGAGAAAAACTGGGATGGTCTTATTGCTCTTAGCTGTATATTAAATAGAACTAATCAAGCTAGTTTTATTCTTGATGCAGGAAGTGTTTTGGATTCTATGGTTTTACCTTGGTTGTCTCTTTATGGATATAAAAACCTTTTTGGGATTAATTTAGAATTTAAAAAACTTATAAAAAGAGGTCCAATAATTTATAAGCATGGTGATATAAAAAATACCAACTTTCAAAGTAACAGTTTTGACGCCATCGTTTGTCAAAGTGTTATAGAACACGGCATAGATATAAATTTATACTTTAAAGAGATGTCTCGCATACTTAAGCCTGGTGGAATAATAATTACTTCTACTGATTACTATCCAACTTTAATTGATACTAAAGACAAGGTTGCATTTGGAGTTCCTGTTCATATTTTTACTAGAAGTGAGATATTAAACATGTTCAATATTGCAAGTAACTATAACTTGCATTTGACTAGTAAAATTGAAATGGAATGTGAACAAAAACCTATTAATTGGCTAGGACTTAACTATACTTTCATAATATTTACTTTGATTAAAAAATAGGTATAAATTTAGTGTCAAGCATAAACAGTACAAACTTACAAACGAACCTACTTAGAAGAGTTATTAAGAATACATTGTGGATGTTTAATAGCTCTTTCTTTGTAAGAGTTATTAATTTAATTAAAGGAATTATTTTAGTTAGGTTCTTAATTCCAGATGATTTTGGTTTATTTGGATTATCAATAATTGTTATTGGTTTGACTGAACTTTTTAGTGATGTTGGAGCAGGGACTTCTTTAATTTACAGAAAAGATGATACAGAAGAAAGAAAAGAAAAAGATGAAGAATTTATTAGTACTGCTTTTTGGCTTAATTTAATTATTAGTACGTTTTTTGTTTTAGCCATTGTATTTTTATCACCAGTTATTAGCAGATTTTATAGTAGAGCTGATCTTATACCAGTTCTTATAGTTTTAGCCTTAGCTCTTTGGTTTCAAACCAATGTAAATATTCAAAAGAACCTGTTAAGAAGAAATTTAAAATTTAAATCTATTTCAATTATTGAAGTTATTGTTAGCATTACATCATTTTTAGTGGCTATATATTTTGCTATTAATAATTATGGAGTATGGGCTTTAGTTTTATCTAATTTAACAGGAAACATATTAAATGCAATTTTAATTTGTTTGGTTTCTAAATGGTATCCTAAAAGATTAGTTTCTAAAAAGTGCTTAGAAGAACTTCTCCCATTTAGTAAAGGTTTTCTTGGACAAGCTATTACATGGTACTTAGTTTTTAATATGGGTAATTTAATCATAGGAAAACTTCTTGGCATGAGTAATCTTGGTTTATATACAATTGCTTATAATTATGCTTTGCTTGCAGTAACAATGATTGCAAATCCTCTTGGCAATGTTGCTTTCCCAGAATTAGGAAAATTAAAGTTTGATACTAAAGAATTTTGGGATTCTTTTTATGGGCTTAGTAAATTGTTTGTTGGCAGCATTACACCAATTGCTTGTACTATGTTTGTAATAGCTCCTGATATTTTTCCATTACTTTTTGGTGAAAAATGGAATGATGCAGTAATGCCTTTTCAGATACTTGTTGTTTATGGAATGGTACGTTGCATATGGATAGATCCTTTTTCTGCATCTGGGAAATTTAACTTAAGCTTTAAGCTTGGAATTGTAACATTGTTTTTTAGTGTTTTAGGAATTTTTATTGGTGCTAATTTTGGAATCATTGGTGTTGCTACATCAGTACTTTTTATTTTAGGTAGTTCACATTTAGTTGCTTTATATTTAGTTTCTAAATCAGGTCATAGAGTTCTTACAGGCTTACTAGGTGCAGCTCCATATTTTGTTTTAGCATTTTTTATATCTATTATTACTTTTTTTGTACGTAATTATTTTATGTTTTATATATCTAGCAGAAGAGAGCTATTAGTTTTAGTTTCAGTATTTACAGTTTTGATTATTTATCTCTTAATTTATAGAAAAAACTTTATGAAAATTATTTTATCTATATCAAAATGAAAGTAACAATTGCTTGTATAGGGAAGTTTCATGCTTTTTATTTAGCAGAAGAGCTAGATAAGCATGGATACTTACATAAATTAATAACGACTTATTACAGTAAGAAACAAAATAGTTATCTAAGACTTAGAAATGATCTGGAAAATATAGATCCTTCAAAAGTTGTGGCAAATGTTCTCCCAGCCTTAGTTGGTAGTGGGCTTGGCAGACTTCCTTATATTGGGCAGTTGGATAACTGGAATTATTATGCAGCTTGTTTATTTGAGTTATGGGCTAAAAAACAAATTGATAACTGTGACATTATGGTTGCTTGGGCTGATACAGCATTAAGTACTCTTAAAGTGGGAAAAAGTCATGGTGCTGTAACTGTTGTAGAAAGAGGTTCTTCACATATTCTTTTTCAAAAAAAAATCTTAGAAGAAGAATATGAAAAGTATGGCATAAAGACTAAACCAGTGGATGAACGAATAGTTGAAAAAGAATTAGTAGAATATGAAGAAGCAGATTATATTTCTGTACCTTCGAGCTTTGCAAAACAAACATATATTGAACGGGGTATTAATCCAAGTAAGATAATTCAAATACCTTACGGAGTAGATTTATCAGTTTTTAAACCAATACAAAAAGATGATGATATTTTTCGTGTAATTTTTGTCGGTAACCTAAGCATTAGAAAAGGTGTTCACTATCTTCTTGAAGCATTTTCAAGTTTAAAATTAAAAAATTCAGAACTTGTGCTTGCAGGCACTTTAACTCCTGAAGTTAAACCTTTTTTAAACTTATATAAAGATGGTTTTAAGTATATTGGAAGATTACCTCAAAAAGAACTTTATAAGTACTTTTCAAAATCTTCGGTGTTTGTTTTACCTTCTCTTGAAGAAGGTTTAGCATTAACTATTCTTCAAGCAATGGCATGTGGTTTGCCTATAATTTGTTCTACTAATACAGGCGCACTAGATATTGTTAATGACAGTATAGACGGTTTTATCATACCAATAAGAGATATAGAAACAATTCAAGAAAAGCTTTTATACCTCTATGAAAATAAAGAGGTTTGTAAAAAGATGGGAGCATCTGCTTTAAAAAAGGTACATCAATCTTTTACCTGGAATAATTATGGAGATAAGATGATTGAAAGTTATAAAAAGATATTAAAAAAATGAAATCACAAATGAAGCTATTAGTTATATCTTCAGAATTTCCTTCTATGTTTGGAGGTGTCTCAGACTATACTTTTTATTTAAGTAAAGCTTTTGCAAGTAAGGATATAAAAGTTTTTGTTCTTACTTCGGACAATAAAGGTGTAAAAGTATGTGATTTTTGTAAAGTGCTGCCATTAATTAATAAATGGAATATTTTTAACTTACCAAAGATCTTTTCTGTTATTAAAGAGTTTAATCCTGATATTGTCAGCTTTCAGTATGTGCCGTATGGCTATAACAATTTTGGTATTCCTCTATGGATTATTCTTTTTTCTACTTTAATTATTTTAAAGAGAATTAATTTAATTACAACCTATCATGAGATAGCAATTAAACTGGATTATAATCCTAAGAGTTTTTTCATTTCAATTTTACAGCGCCTTATTGCATTTATCCTGGCATTAGCATCAATAAAGATCATTGTTACCATTGAATATTCTAAAAGACTTCTTTTTCCTTTTAAGAAAAAAATCATTAAGATACCAGCAGGAAGTATTGTCTTTCCTGTTTTAGTTTCTGAGAGTAAAAAAAAAGAATTAAGAAAAAAGCTTTCTTTAAAAAGTGAAATAGTAGTCTCTACTTTTGGGACAATTGCATCTTATAGAAAGTATGATGTTTTACTAATGGCTATTAAAAAAGTCTCAGAAGAAAATCAATCACTTTTTATTAAGCTTATTTTTATAGGTAAAGTTGATAAACATCAAGAAAATATTTTAGAAGGTTTAATAAACAACTTAAATTTAAACTCATCTGTTTATTTTACCGGGTACCTAACGCCTGAAGAGGTTTATAAATATCTAAGTATTTCAGATATTTTTGTTTCTTTAAGTACAGATGATAGAGGTGGTACAGGTATCAAAAGTAGTTCTGTTGCTGCTGCATTTGCCAGTGGATTACCAGTTATAGGTACTAAAGGACTATTAACTGATGATTTTTTTATAGAAGAGGAAAATATTTATTTTGCAAAGTCTCTTACTATAAGAGATGTTGCAGATGCACTCGTGAAAGTAATTTATGATAAAGACTTAAGAATTAAAATATCAAATGGTGCTAAAGATACTTACATGAAGAAGTTAACATGGAATAATATAGCTAGTGAGTATATTAAAGTCTTTAAAAGATTTGAGATTACACAATGAAAAACTTAAAGATTGCAATTAGGGAAAAAAATGTTTTTGTAAAAATTGGTTTTTTAGTAGTTGTTCTTCTTTTAGCATATATGTTTAGTTTAATGAGCATTTATGGCATCTCTTCAGAATATTTTACGCCAGTAATTATTTTATTAATCCTGGTGTTGTCATTTTTAAACTGGCGTAAAGCAACATTGTTTCTTATAATTTGGGTTTTATTTTCAGGTGCAGTAAGAAAATGGGTTCTTCCAGAATTAGCTGATGTTGTTTTCTTTTTTAATCATATAATTTTAATAGGAATTTATGCTGGATATTTTAATGAGCAATTAAGAACTCGTTCCTTGATTATTTTTAAGCATCCTATGAATATTTTTCTTTTATTTTTTTTTATATGGGGGGTGGCTTGTTCAATTAACCCCCGTTCTCCAAGCATATTCATTGGACTACTTGGAGTTGTACTCCATTTTTTTTATATCCCTTTAATTTTTATAATTCCTTATATTTTTAATACAAAAGAAGAATTATTTAAAGTACTTAGGATTTTTGTATATTTTTCATTTCCTATACTAATCTTAGGAGTGATTCAATTTTTCAGCCCACTTGAAAGTCCTATTAATAAATATGTAGCTGAATCTGATGTAGTCCCTATGGGTAATTTTCCTAGAATTTCTTCTACTTTTCCTTTTATTTCTGGTTATGCGACTTACCTACATATTTTAAGTTTAGTTTTAATTTATTTTATAAGTTTAAAGAACATACCAAATAGTCAGATGATTATATATTATTTGCTGCTTGCTTTGTCAATTTTAAATCTTTTTATGACAGGCTCAAGAAGTGGAATGTTTATAAGTATATTTTCTGGTGTCTTATACCTAGCTATTTCCGGAGCTTTAAATGCTGATAATTTAAAAAGATATTTATTTAGGTTTATTATAGCTGGTGGTATATTTTTCTTAATTGCTACTTCGCCTCTGGGAAGTCATGCAATTAATGCTTTTATATCTAGGTTTGATGAGTCAGATGAAATTGTTAGAAGAGTTACTGATATTTATACAATCCCCTTAGATTATTTA
The nucleotide sequence above comes from Candidatus Melainabacteria bacterium. Encoded proteins:
- a CDS encoding glycosyltransferase family 4 protein — encoded protein: MKSQMKLLVISSEFPSMFGGVSDYTFYLSKAFASKDIKVFVLTSDNKGVKVCDFCKVLPLINKWNIFNLPKIFSVIKEFNPDIVSFQYVPYGYNNFGIPLWIILFSTLIILKRINLITTYHEIAIKLDYNPKSFFISILQRLIAFILALASIKIIVTIEYSKRLLFPFKKKIIKIPAGSIVFPVLVSESKKKELRKKLSLKSEIVVSTFGTIASYRKYDVLLMAIKKVSEENQSLFIKLIFIGKVDKHQENILEGLINNLNLNSSVYFTGYLTPEEVYKYLSISDIFVSLSTDDRGGTGIKSSSVAAAFASGLPVIGTKGLLTDDFFIEEENIYFAKSLTIRDVADALVKVIYDKDLRIKISNGAKDTYMKKLTWNNIASEYIKVFKRFEITQ
- a CDS encoding UDP-glucose/GDP-mannose dehydrogenase family protein, which encodes MKNKKLKISIFGLGKLGVPFVASFISKGFKVIGVDLDKSKVTNLKKLKSPVYEPGVQKLLNKYGKNLIVTRDGIKAVKETDVTFVIVATPSESSGNFSNKYVLDTCKKIAVGLKEKKSYHIVCVTSTIMPGTMSSLVKPCLENISKKIVTKDFGLCYNPEFIALGSVINDFLNPDFILIGESDPKAGKKIESIYNQVCNNKPKVVRMNFINAELTKLALNTYITTKISFANMLARICEKLKDANVDIITNALGYDSRIGGNYLKGAISYGGPCFPRDNIALTTFAKKIRAPVHIAETTDKFNLWQVKYLKDVIEKFLPESGTIGIIGLTYKLNTNVVEKAFGFLLFKMLKALKKKTIVYDRVGFENLKYALLSKKNFAKSYSECIKKSDVVVITTPDKNLNAIPKSTWSHKNKSRVVIDCWRVLKNFKTLQEINYIPLGIGK
- a CDS encoding class I SAM-dependent methyltransferase, encoding MITIFTTCKPFEGHIGVIQRNAIKSWTLLQPRPEIVIFGNDKGVNDICLEMDLKHIPDIVCNEYGTPLLNNLFNNAQQISKNDLLCYINADIILMSDFMKMIKRVQTLTRKKVIVARRWDADIKEELNFKDVNWEQTLEEYVRKNGKLQIGGYDYFIFFKGFYQNIPPFAIGKNYWDDWLGWNARKKGAILINATNITMAIHQNHKSTATNIKLSNNKEQEIKNNWKLTGRWFYFFHKSLPTHIIDSKNIYKSPWIDYFIHLYYRVLAYLVQSISKIKKIPKIQRLKKPDIYNENSVLKSFNECELAFQKVKELGLPPYSSTASTFEKNWDGLIALSCILNRTNQASFILDAGSVLDSMVLPWLSLYGYKNLFGINLEFKKLIKRGPIIYKHGDIKNTNFQSNSFDAIVCQSVIEHGIDINLYFKEMSRILKPGGIIITSTDYYPTLIDTKDKVAFGVPVHIFTRSEILNMFNIASNYNLHLTSKIEMECEQKPINWLGLNYTFIIFTLIKK
- a CDS encoding glycosyltransferase, which gives rise to MKVTIACIGKFHAFYLAEELDKHGYLHKLITTYYSKKQNSYLRLRNDLENIDPSKVVANVLPALVGSGLGRLPYIGQLDNWNYYAACLFELWAKKQIDNCDIMVAWADTALSTLKVGKSHGAVTVVERGSSHILFQKKILEEEYEKYGIKTKPVDERIVEKELVEYEEADYISVPSSFAKQTYIERGINPSKIIQIPYGVDLSVFKPIQKDDDIFRVIFVGNLSIRKGVHYLLEAFSSLKLKNSELVLAGTLTPEVKPFLNLYKDGFKYIGRLPQKELYKYFSKSSVFVLPSLEEGLALTILQAMACGLPIICSTNTGALDIVNDSIDGFIIPIRDIETIQEKLLYLYENKEVCKKMGASALKKVHQSFTWNNYGDKMIESYKKILKK
- a CDS encoding lipopolysaccharide biosynthesis protein; this encodes MSSINSTNLQTNLLRRVIKNTLWMFNSSFFVRVINLIKGIILVRFLIPDDFGLFGLSIIVIGLTELFSDVGAGTSLIYRKDDTEERKEKDEEFISTAFWLNLIISTFFVLAIVFLSPVISRFYSRADLIPVLIVLALALWFQTNVNIQKNLLRRNLKFKSISIIEVIVSITSFLVAIYFAINNYGVWALVLSNLTGNILNAILICLVSKWYPKRLVSKKCLEELLPFSKGFLGQAITWYLVFNMGNLIIGKLLGMSNLGLYTIAYNYALLAVTMIANPLGNVAFPELGKLKFDTKEFWDSFYGLSKLFVGSITPIACTMFVIAPDIFPLLFGEKWNDAVMPFQILVVYGMVRCIWIDPFSASGKFNLSFKLGIVTLFFSVLGIFIGANFGIIGVATSVLFILGSSHLVALYLVSKSGHRVLTGLLGAAPYFVLAFFISIITFFVRNYFMFYISSRRELLVLVSVFTVLIIYLLIYRKNFMKIILSISK
- a CDS encoding O-antigen ligase family protein, producing MKNLKIAIREKNVFVKIGFLVVVLLLAYMFSLMSIYGISSEYFTPVIILLILVLSFLNWRKATLFLIIWVLFSGAVRKWVLPELADVVFFFNHIILIGIYAGYFNEQLRTRSLIIFKHPMNIFLLFFFIWGVACSINPRSPSIFIGLLGVVLHFFYIPLIFIIPYIFNTKEELFKVLRIFVYFSFPILILGVIQFFSPLESPINKYVAESDVVPMGNFPRISSTFPFISGYATYLHILSLVLIYFISLKNIPNSQMIIYYLLLALSILNLFMTGSRSGMFISIFSGVLYLAISGALNADNLKRYLFRFIIAGGIFFLIATSPLGSHAINAFISRFDESDEIVRRVTDIYTIPLDYLKESGVYGFGIGGTYQGSFSLLKTLKVAKRDLGVAMNVEEEPLRILLEIGLFGFIMVYLIRFLMVKYFWELYLKLQDEDIKHFALACTLYLFPFFINIHRLVFDQTAHLFYWFTVGFLFLLPRLDKKNIASDKKALI